Proteins encoded by one window of Nocardioides euryhalodurans:
- a CDS encoding SDR family NAD(P)-dependent oxidoreductase, with product MTSRVPEDGARAGHRHTRPRRVLVTGAARGLGASLAAAFRDRGDEVLATDLDGEVDLRLDVTSDEDWAVGVRHVADVWGGLDVLVNNAGVAGGGRLDVATLEEWRRITDINLFGIVRGTRAFVPMLKEQRSGHVVNIASLAGLVHPAGMAGYNAVKAAVVALTETTGHELAAYGVRASVVCPSYFRTGLVERMQGEDRALGAVIASLVENAPLGPDEIAAAVLEGLDRGDELILPDPAARAAYELKQADRPAYDAQLRRQAARLEELG from the coding sequence GTGACGTCCCGTGTGCCTGAGGACGGCGCCCGGGCCGGTCACAGGCACACGCGGCCTCGCCGCGTCCTCGTCACCGGCGCCGCCCGCGGCCTCGGAGCGTCGCTGGCCGCTGCCTTCCGGGACCGCGGCGACGAGGTGCTGGCCACCGACCTCGACGGTGAGGTCGACCTCCGCCTGGACGTGACCAGCGACGAGGACTGGGCGGTCGGCGTACGTCACGTCGCGGACGTCTGGGGTGGCCTCGACGTGCTGGTCAACAACGCCGGCGTCGCCGGTGGCGGGCGGCTCGACGTCGCCACGCTCGAGGAGTGGCGCCGGATCACCGACATCAACCTGTTCGGGATCGTGCGCGGCACGCGAGCCTTCGTGCCGATGCTCAAGGAGCAGCGCTCCGGCCACGTCGTCAACATCGCCTCCCTGGCCGGGCTGGTGCACCCCGCCGGCATGGCCGGATACAACGCCGTCAAGGCCGCCGTCGTCGCACTCACGGAGACGACCGGCCACGAGCTGGCGGCGTACGGCGTCCGGGCCAGCGTGGTCTGCCCGTCCTACTTCCGCACCGGGCTGGTCGAGCGGATGCAGGGCGAGGACCGGGCGCTGGGCGCCGTGATCGCGTCGCTGGTCGAGAACGCGCCGCTCGGCCCGGACGAGATCGCGGCTGCCGTGCTCGAGGGCCTCGACCGCGGCGACGAGCTGATCCTTCCCGACCCGGCCGCCCGGGCGGCGTACGAGCTGAAGCAGGCCGACCGACCGGCCTACGACGCACAGCTGCGGCGGCAGGCCGCGCGACTCGAGGAGCTGGGCTGA
- a CDS encoding acyl-CoA dehydrogenase family protein, with product MDFSPSPRAADLRERVAGFLAEHVEPVEAAYHRDLAEARLAGTQWTPLPVIEELKAEARAQGLWNLFLPREHAGEYARRFGTDGGEGLTNVDYAPLAELTGRSAIAPLVLNCNAPDTGNMEVLLRYGTQEQRDTWLEPLLDGRIRSAFTMTEPGVASSDATTMEATAVVDGDEVVINGRKWWSTGVGHPDCAIFVFMGLTDPDADRHHRHTMVLVPRDTPGVRIERLLTTMGYADEPIGHGEVSFTDVRVPVGNILSGPGQAFSIAQGRLGPGRIHHCMRLIGAAEVALEAACRRGLERTAFGKPLVDLGGNRERIAEARIAIEQARLLVLHAAWKLDQGGSANAVSEVSQIKVAVPRMALDVIDMAIQLHGGAGMSDDFPLAMSWVNSRTLRLADGPDEVHRGLVARHELGRYR from the coding sequence ATGGACTTCTCCCCCTCCCCTCGGGCCGCCGACCTGCGCGAGCGGGTCGCTGGGTTCCTGGCCGAGCACGTCGAGCCCGTCGAGGCCGCCTACCACCGCGACCTCGCCGAGGCCCGGCTCGCCGGGACCCAGTGGACGCCGCTCCCGGTGATCGAGGAGCTGAAGGCCGAGGCCCGTGCCCAGGGCCTGTGGAACCTGTTCCTCCCGCGCGAGCACGCGGGGGAGTACGCCCGCCGCTTCGGCACCGACGGCGGCGAGGGGCTGACGAACGTCGACTACGCTCCGCTAGCCGAGCTGACCGGCCGCTCCGCGATCGCGCCGCTGGTCCTCAACTGCAACGCCCCCGACACCGGCAACATGGAGGTGCTGCTCCGCTACGGCACCCAGGAGCAGCGCGACACCTGGCTCGAGCCGCTGCTCGACGGCCGGATCCGCTCGGCGTTCACCATGACCGAGCCCGGGGTCGCGAGCTCCGACGCCACGACCATGGAGGCGACGGCGGTCGTCGACGGCGACGAGGTCGTCATCAACGGCCGCAAGTGGTGGTCGACCGGGGTCGGGCACCCCGACTGCGCGATCTTCGTCTTCATGGGGCTCACCGACCCCGACGCCGACCGCCACCACCGGCACACGATGGTGCTCGTCCCGCGTGACACCCCCGGCGTCCGGATCGAGCGCCTGCTCACGACCATGGGGTACGCCGACGAGCCGATCGGCCACGGCGAGGTGTCGTTCACCGACGTCCGGGTGCCGGTCGGCAACATCCTCTCCGGGCCCGGCCAGGCCTTCTCGATCGCGCAGGGACGGCTCGGCCCCGGCCGGATCCACCACTGCATGCGGCTGATCGGCGCAGCGGAGGTGGCGCTCGAGGCCGCCTGTCGCCGCGGGCTGGAACGGACCGCGTTCGGCAAGCCGCTGGTCGACCTGGGTGGCAACCGCGAGCGGATCGCCGAGGCCCGGATCGCCATCGAGCAGGCCCGCCTGCTCGTGCTGCACGCCGCCTGGAAGCTCGACCAGGGCGGCTCGGCCAACGCGGTCTCGGAGGTCTCCCAGATCAAGGTGGCGGTCCCGCGGATGGCCCTCGACGTGATCGACATGGCCATCCAGCTCCACGGCGGCGCCGGCATGTCCGACGACTTCCCGCTGGCGATGTCGTGGGTCAACTCCCGCACCCTGCGGCTGGCCGACGGACCCGACGAGGTGCACCGCGGGCTGGTCGCGCGGCACGAGCTGGGGAGATACCGGTGA
- a CDS encoding phosphotransferase family protein, with product MSDRTTDVRDEDAFDVGAVAAWLREHAAEGWRDRLRGTPEVRQFPGGASNLTYLLTYEHDAVILRRPPGGAKARGAHDMGREHRIQAALAPVFPLVPEMVAHCDDDAVIGSPFYVMTRVEGVIPRRELGVDLDPRQTATLCGNFWDVLVQLHSVDLEAAGLDTLGRGEGYVARQVSGWTTRLGNARTDDLGDWSDITGWLDEQQPADVAGCLVHNDFRLDNVVLSPEDPVRLAGVLDWEMATVGDPLMDLGGSLSYWVQEDDDDFFRRFRRQPSNAPGMWSREQVVDYYSERTGRTVTAEQWRFYEVFGLFRLAVIAQQIWYRYALGQTTNEAYAVFGPAVGNLEQRCRRVVGA from the coding sequence GTGAGCGACCGGACCACGGACGTCCGCGACGAGGACGCCTTCGACGTGGGGGCGGTGGCGGCGTGGCTGCGCGAGCACGCCGCCGAGGGCTGGCGTGACCGGCTCAGGGGGACGCCGGAGGTGCGGCAGTTCCCCGGGGGCGCCTCCAACCTGACGTACCTGCTCACCTACGAGCACGACGCGGTGATCCTGCGCCGGCCACCGGGGGGCGCGAAGGCCCGCGGGGCCCACGACATGGGACGCGAGCACCGGATCCAGGCGGCGCTCGCCCCGGTCTTCCCGCTGGTGCCGGAGATGGTCGCCCACTGCGACGACGACGCCGTGATCGGCTCTCCCTTCTACGTCATGACCCGGGTCGAGGGCGTGATCCCGCGGCGCGAGCTCGGGGTCGACCTCGACCCCCGGCAGACCGCGACCCTGTGCGGCAACTTCTGGGACGTCCTCGTCCAGCTCCACTCCGTCGACCTCGAGGCCGCCGGGCTCGACACGCTCGGCAGGGGTGAGGGGTACGTCGCTCGCCAGGTGAGCGGCTGGACCACCCGGCTCGGCAACGCCCGCACCGACGACCTCGGCGACTGGTCCGACATCACCGGCTGGCTCGACGAGCAGCAGCCCGCCGACGTGGCCGGCTGCCTGGTGCACAACGACTTCCGGCTCGACAACGTCGTCCTCTCGCCGGAGGACCCGGTCCGGCTGGCCGGCGTCCTCGACTGGGAGATGGCCACCGTCGGCGACCCGCTCATGGACCTCGGCGGATCGCTGTCCTACTGGGTGCAGGAGGACGACGACGACTTCTTCCGCCGGTTCCGGCGGCAGCCGTCCAACGCCCCGGGCATGTGGTCACGCGAGCAGGTCGTCGACTACTACTCCGAGCGGACCGGCCGCACCGTCACCGCCGAGCAGTGGCGCTTCTACGAGGTCTTCGGGCTGTTCCGGCTGGCGGTGATCGCCCAGCAGATCTGGTACCGCTACGCGCTCGGCCAGACCACCAACGAGGCGTACGCCGTCTTCGGTCCCGCGGTCGGCAACCTCGAGCAGCGCTGCCGCCGGGTGGTCGGCGCCTGA
- a CDS encoding histidine phosphatase family protein: protein MGQVVVVRHGQASFGAEDYDVLSGTGEEQARVVGRALAHLEPDLVVHGSLRRQRHTAELAADAAGWSAPLHEDRRWDELDQFAQFATIEAVPDESDAVAFQRWYEAAMGRWSGGEHDDDYTESYAAFHDRAAAALADVAGAGTVVVASSGGPISALVTQLLAGGPATYARLLPTTVNTGVTRIVSGRSGLTLVAYNEHQHLPAEMITYR from the coding sequence ATGGGCCAGGTGGTGGTGGTCCGGCACGGACAAGCGTCGTTCGGCGCCGAGGACTACGACGTGCTCTCGGGGACGGGTGAGGAGCAGGCGCGGGTCGTCGGCCGGGCACTGGCGCACCTCGAGCCGGACCTGGTGGTGCACGGCTCGTTGCGGCGCCAGCGCCACACGGCCGAGCTGGCCGCGGACGCCGCCGGCTGGTCGGCCCCGCTGCACGAGGACCGACGGTGGGACGAGCTCGACCAGTTCGCCCAGTTCGCCACGATCGAGGCCGTGCCCGACGAGTCCGACGCCGTCGCCTTCCAGCGGTGGTACGAGGCGGCGATGGGCCGGTGGAGCGGCGGCGAGCACGACGACGACTACACCGAGAGCTATGCCGCCTTCCACGACCGGGCGGCCGCGGCGCTCGCCGACGTCGCCGGCGCCGGCACCGTGGTCGTCGCCTCCTCCGGCGGGCCGATCTCGGCGCTGGTGACCCAGCTGCTGGCGGGGGGCCCGGCAACGTACGCCCGGCTGCTGCCGACCACGGTCAACACCGGCGTCACCAGGATCGTCTCGGGTCGCAGCGGCCTCACCCTGGTCGCCTACAACGAGCACCAGCACCTGCCTGCCGAGATGATCACCTACCGCTGA
- a CDS encoding DinB family protein, with translation MTEPDLSQERRDLLETLRLHRWFLRSTTEGMSEEQARTRSTVSELTLGGLVKHVAATERGWADFVVHGTESMAPPEDGDYSAWQSEFSLTDDETLADVLARYDAVATRTDELVATVDLDRAWPLPEAPWFEPGATRSARRTFLHIVAETAQHSGHADVIREAIDGHKTMG, from the coding sequence ATGACCGAGCCCGACCTCAGCCAGGAACGACGTGACCTGCTGGAGACCCTTCGCCTGCACCGGTGGTTCCTCCGCTCCACGACCGAGGGCATGTCCGAGGAGCAGGCGCGCACGCGCAGCACCGTCAGCGAGCTGACCCTCGGCGGGCTCGTCAAGCACGTGGCCGCCACCGAGAGGGGCTGGGCGGACTTCGTGGTCCACGGGACGGAGTCGATGGCGCCGCCCGAGGACGGCGACTACTCCGCCTGGCAGAGCGAGTTCAGCCTGACCGACGACGAGACCCTGGCCGACGTCCTCGCCCGGTACGACGCGGTGGCCACCCGGACCGACGAGCTGGTCGCCACCGTCGACCTCGACCGGGCCTGGCCGCTGCCCGAGGCGCCGTGGTTCGAGCCCGGCGCGACCCGGAGCGCCCGGCGTACGTTCCTCCACATCGTGGCCGAGACGGCCCAGCACTCCGGCCACGCCGACGTGATCCGGGAGGCGATCGACGGGCACAAGACGATGGGGTGA